The sequence GTCCATCTGTTACAGTCCACTGCAGCATTGTCAGCATTTTCTCAGCTTTTGCTTTGTCCATTTTCAAATCTTCTGGAACCAGCGCCCATGTTGTACCGACAATTGGATAGCTCTCTTTTCCAGGCTGATCATTGAGTTCGATTTTTAAATCTTCCGGTACATTAGCCAATCCGCCTTGTGCTGCTGCTGTTACAGAATCAAGCGAAGGTGCTACGAACTGACCGTCTTTGTTTTGAATTTGAGCCGCCGTCATATTGTTTTGGATGACATATGCCAACTCAATGTATCCGATAGATCCCGGAGTGTTTTGTACTTGTCCTGCTACACCTTCATTACCTTTCGCGCCAGTACCTACGTTATCCCACTTGATTGATTTTCCTACTTTTTCCTTCGGCCACTTATCTGCTACTGCTTTGTTAAGATATGTTGTGAAAATGTGGCTTGTACCAGAACCGTCAGAGCGGTGTACCGGGAAGATATCTGTATCAGGAAGCTTCATACCTTTGTTATTCGCTGCGATCTGAGGATCATTCCATTTTTTCACTTTTCCGCTATAAATATCAGCAATGTTCGCCGGAGTTAGCTTCAAGTCTTTCACGCCTTCTAGGTTGTACGCAATTGCAACCCCACCCAGCGTTACTGGAATATGCAATACGTTACCGCCAGCCGCTTTAATTTCATCTTCTTTCATCGGAGCGTCAGAAGCTGCAAAATCAACTGTTTTTGCAGTCAGTTGCTTGATACCCCCGCCGGAACCGATTGCCTGATAGTTTACTTTTACATCCGTATGTTCTTTCGAATACTCACTGAACATTTTAGAGAACAACGGATTTACAAAGCTGGAACCTGCGCCGTTCAGAAGACCTGCTTCTCCGCCAGATTGCTGTTTCTCGCCTGCTCCCGCTTCTTTATTGCCTTCCGGTTTTAGGCTTGTGCTGGAAGAGCCACACGCCGCGAGAGAAAACATCATCACGAGCGCAAAAAGTAGGACACCGATTTTTTTCAACTTCACTGCAAAAATCCCCCTCTAAGATTTTTAGTAAATTTGTTTTATTTCCGTGTTGATGTGGAATAATTACGTTGTTCATAATAATCCAGGAATATAGACCTCACAAGGTGTTTTACATGATCTTTAATCTATCTTTACAAACCGTTTACACCATTAAAAACGAAGGTTTTTCTCAGGTTTTCTCTCTTTGCGCAACCCCTGTTTTGATAAGCTTTTTTCTTCTGCAAACGGAATTGTTAATTTAATGTTAAGAAATAGATAAAAGAAAAAAGAGTGCTTGCGTCCTGCAAGCACTCCTCATTTTTTCCTGACTATGCTAAATATGACTTGCTATATAACGTAAATTCATCCAGTCTTTCGCGACTCACTTCATACCCGATACCATGTCCTTCTGGAACAGTAACCCAACCATCTTCCACTGTAACTTCCGGCATGATAATATCCTTCTCCCAATAGCGTGCGGAAGCGGCCGTATCCCCCGGCAAAATGAAGTTCGACAACGTCGTGACAGCCACATTATGCGCACGGCCAACTCCCGCTTCCAGCATGCCGCCACACCATACCGGAATGTTATGTTCCTTACACACATCATGGATTTTCTTTGCCTCGGTCAAGCCGCCTACACGACCGATTTTAATGTTAATTACACCGCAACTCTTCAGTTTAATCGCTTTACGTACGTCTTCCACAGAATGAATACTTTCATCAAGGCAAATTGGCGTCCGAAGCTGTGCCTGCAATTCCGCATGATCAACGATATCATCATGGGCAAGCGGCTGTTCAATCATCGTAAGATTGAACGCATCCAATTTGCGCAAGTGTTCCGCATCGTCTAACGTATACGCCGAATTCGCATCAGCCATTAGCTTAATATCAGGGAAACGTTCGCGTACCGCACGGATAACTTCAACATCCCATCCCGGTTGAATTTTTACTTTAATACGCTTATAGCCTTCATGTACATACTTCTCTACGAGATGGAGCAGTTCGCCCACTGAATCTTCAATCCCTAAGCTGATGCCTACCTCAATTTTTTTCTTCTCTCCACCCAGCGCTTGTGCAAGCGAGATTCCCTTCTGTCTGGCATAAAGATCCCAGATGGCTCCTTCAATTGCTGCCTTCGCCATATAGTTACCCCGAATATGGGCGAACCGTTCGTTGTTAAGCTCATCCGGATGCTCAATCGGTTTTTTGAATACTAGCGGAAGTAAGAAATCCTCAAGAATATGCCAGTTCGTCTTTACGGTCTCTTCTTTATAGAATGGTTCGATTGCAGCAACCGATTCACCCCAACCCGAAAGCCCGTCTTCACTTTTCGCTTCCACAAGGATGAATTCTTTATCATACTCCGTACCTACACTTGTAGTAAATGGTCGACGCATCCGCATCTTCATATGGCGCAGAATAACTTGTTTAATGTTCATTTATAATCCTCTCCTTTTCTGTGTAAAACATAGAAATGTACTGGCGTTGTCTTCTCATTACGGATCAGGTCCGTTACGATCCAGTCCCGTTCGAACAAATATGTAAATGCATGATGTGTCATCGTACGCCACTGAATAGCTAACGACTTGTTTTGTTTTTTCATTTGCTGAAATTGCGCTGGCACAGGAAGGTGCATCGTTGTTCCCTCGAGTCGGCCCCAGTCTACTTCTTCAGCTGCTGGTACTGGATAGCCATTCTCATCTTGTTTCCAATCAAAAAGTAAACTGTCAGGAACATCATTATACTGTTGCTGCTCTCCTTCAGCCCGGGAGACTACTCTCTGACTCCTAATATGCCAGTCAACCTGAAACCGGTCAGAAGAAATTCCCCGATTCAAGGAATCCTGCATATTACCGTAGCAGTTCTCAATATAGGTGGAGCAAACCGCGCCTAGCTTATGAATATTAAGATAGCCGTTGGCCGTCTCCAACGGATCGTACGTCCATGTGATACGATCATAACCAAGTGTTAATGCAATCTCTCGCTGCTTCCACTTCAATTTCTCCCCAATCTTCATGTAACGATAATCAGGATGGGTACCTAGCATATGCGAGCAAAGATATGCTTGTTTCCCGTCAAAGCCGGCAAAGCTGTATTGGAAACCGATAAGCCTGTCATCTAGAAAAGCACCAAGCACCATGCCCCCATGCTTGGCGGCAGTCACCATCTGATCTGCTGGCATCGGTACATCCGTTTTCCATACTACCTTCTCCAGTTCCATAATAGGCTCGATTTCTTCTACTTTTGTCAGCATACGAATCTCGATGTGATGTGTCATGTCGATTCTCCCTCCCGGAATGTATGGATAACCGTCCGAGCCATGATATGCGCTCCCGTCACTAGAGCTTCACGGTTAAACTGCATATGAGGATGATGAAGTCCTGGTGTAAGACCACATCCTAAACCAAGCATGGTCGCTTTAATATGTGGATGCTTTAAAGTATAAAAGTGAAAATCCTCGCCTCCAGGCGTAATGACATCAGGCGCTGTATTTTCCTTACCCAGCACATCCTGAATGGACTGATGCATAAATGCCTTCGCTTCATCATGTACTTCGGCTGCCGCTGTTCTACCATCCGGCTGTAATGTAATATGGGCATCATACATGTCCGCTGTACACCTGGCAACTGACTGAATTTTTTCATATATATCATCAAGCGTTTGATTGGATTGGGAGCGAACATCAAGTGTAAATCTGGCATAATCCGGAATAACATTTGTGCTATTTTCATCTCCTGCACGTATGCTCGTCATTTTAACGGAAGATGGAATCATCGGGTTTATGTGAATATTCCGGATAGCCTGAAGGAATGCTGCGGCTACTTCGATAGCATTTACT comes from Aneurinibacillus migulanus and encodes:
- the pstS gene encoding phosphate ABC transporter substrate-binding protein PstS; the encoded protein is MKLKKIGVLLFALVMMFSLAACGSSSTSLKPEGNKEAGAGEKQQSGGEAGLLNGAGSSFVNPLFSKMFSEYSKEHTDVKVNYQAIGSGGGIKQLTAKTVDFAASDAPMKEDEIKAAGGNVLHIPVTLGGVAIAYNLEGVKDLKLTPANIADIYSGKVKKWNDPQIAANNKGMKLPDTDIFPVHRSDGSGTSHIFTTYLNKAVADKWPKEKVGKSIKWDNVGTGAKGNEGVAGQVQNTPGSIGYIELAYVIQNNMTAAQIQNKDGQFVAPSLDSVTAAAQGGLANVPEDLKIELNDQPGKESYPIVGTTWALVPEDLKMDKAKAEKMLTMLQWTVTDGQKYASDLQYAPLPKELQDKCVAQLKKVKVDGQPVLK
- the menC gene encoding o-succinylbenzoate synthase is translated as MNIKQVILRHMKMRMRRPFTTSVGTEYDKEFILVEAKSEDGLSGWGESVAAIEPFYKEETVKTNWHILEDFLLPLVFKKPIEHPDELNNERFAHIRGNYMAKAAIEGAIWDLYARQKGISLAQALGGEKKKIEVGISLGIEDSVGELLHLVEKYVHEGYKRIKVKIQPGWDVEVIRAVRERFPDIKLMADANSAYTLDDAEHLRKLDAFNLTMIEQPLAHDDIVDHAELQAQLRTPICLDESIHSVEDVRKAIKLKSCGVINIKIGRVGGLTEAKKIHDVCKEHNIPVWCGGMLEAGVGRAHNVAVTTLSNFILPGDTAASARYWEKDIIMPEVTVEDGWVTVPEGHGIGYEVSRERLDEFTLYSKSYLA
- a CDS encoding GNAT family N-acetyltransferase, with the translated sequence MTHHIEIRMLTKVEEIEPIMELEKVVWKTDVPMPADQMVTAAKHGGMVLGAFLDDRLIGFQYSFAGFDGKQAYLCSHMLGTHPDYRYMKIGEKLKWKQREIALTLGYDRITWTYDPLETANGYLNIHKLGAVCSTYIENCYGNMQDSLNRGISSDRFQVDWHIRSQRVVSRAEGEQQQYNDVPDSLLFDWKQDENGYPVPAAEEVDWGRLEGTTMHLPVPAQFQQMKKQNKSLAIQWRTMTHHAFTYLFERDWIVTDLIRNEKTTPVHFYVLHRKGEDYK